From a region of the Daphnia pulicaria isolate SC F1-1A chromosome 1, SC_F0-13Bv2, whole genome shotgun sequence genome:
- the LOC124343692 gene encoding protein C1orf43 homolog produces the protein MISDFSGATIVIFIALGSLVLVLLFIFAKRQIMRFTLRSRRGPHVPIGHSAPRWLRKEIERRLDLVGRIKHEPKLVSEASSADTHNPETLCRMQAMDDIKILEIQLQAADPKAGRMPNENLRPFLMAQIPGILKGCHPKTIHQLCDLYERARFSPDGFTSNHLETYRELVASLVRISQTNRVNQGNSSPKTGITTKMKKKKETSVASTSL, from the exons atgattagTGACTTTTCAGGAGCCACCAtagttatttttattgcattaGGTTCCCTTGTATTAGTCTTATTGTTTATCTTTGCCAAAAGACAAATAATGCGATTTACTTTACGATCGAGAAGGGGTCCACATGTTCCAATTGGTCATTCCGCACCCAGG TGGcttagaaaagaaattgaacgcAGGCTAGACCTTGTTGGCCGAATCAAACATGAACCAAAACTTGTTTCTGAAGCTAGTTCAGCTGATACTCACAACCCTGAAACCCTTTGCCGGATGCAAGCTATGGATGACATAAAGATTTTAG AAATTCAATTGCAAGCTGCAGATCCCAAAGCAGGGAGAATGCCCAATGAAAATCTCAGACCCTTTTTAATGGCTCAAATTCCAGGAATATTAAAAGGATGTCATCCCAAAACTATTCACCAACTTTGTGATTTGTATGAGAGAGCACGCTTCTCTCCAGATGGATTCACTTCAAACCACCTTGAAACATACAGAGAACTAGTTGCAAGTCTTGTTCGGAT ATCTCAAACCAACAGAGTCAATCAAGGCAATTCTAGCCCCAAAACAGGTATCACTaccaaaatgaagaagaagaaagaaacatcAGTTGCTTCTACTAGTCTTTGA
- the LOC124343016 gene encoding protein bicaudal C homolog 1-like isoform X1 translates to MMEHVMDLASEISESSSLVSEDLRTLDGSVDGEPRADGLYEERFRVDRRKLESMLLVPAEGGSEAAAERFFLRVMQETSTVIMWPEKLKVGSKSKRDPHVRVAGEPESVRAAKERIMAVLDTRQSNRVTLKMEVSYTDHSHIIGRGGNTISRVMEETRCHVHFPDSNRTNQTEKSNLVTVAGELAGVEKARARVRDLMPLVVMFELPITGCFQAFPDVESPFIQNLQSRYCVQVSFRARSRGPRPGVVVIKGSESDVAPLKEAVKILVDYFCGTLANQVQVCMTLEISPQHHAVVQGGNKMNLQHIRTVTGTTIMFPDLTDPHIPPLRKNTVSIRGSLDSVLQARLMLMGSLPLMLTFDLREEAEPDPLTVSKLVEKYDVIISIKPKPKLSVKSVNIRGYERNAGNIYEARRMILGCSDGDEKVVASIPTAYIVTSTDPSFSFRHTVISLSTPTIYSVYHQGGFGGYSSPTSPTSACSSTSPFGYHNIQPMALTNNCFPQGFPTRPPQAYGVVPGIHPAAAQFQHRNTLSAKNLQAFNAYQTHLYPEVYTDFRQGPGSKSSSGVSSPTFPSGSISPCDFPFGHQNTMLHDFTAELQNRMASQMNDGLANWERDRRVTSCPDYEEKQLLALNAMRQTPNPSQARVPTPTWAGYGFSKSSRQTSTSEKGLFCDTPDSTTSIKNETHQRRSPWDDPVSSVKNGPDFGFSSNLIDSVSSLPKPSVAAAKDLSTLLHSMGLTKYIELFVEHEIDLELFKTLTENELRDLGIHAFGVRRRMLLTIAELNKKTVFSGSAAPGAERRAAVASKDV, encoded by the exons ATGATGGAACACGTCATGGATTTAGCATCAGAAATATCGGAAAGTTCTTCATTGGTGTCTGAGGATCTGCGAACTTTAGATGGTAGCGTCGATGGTGAACCCCGCGCTGATGGACTGTACGAAGAACGCTTTCGTGTTGATCGACGCAAATTGGAATCAATGCTTTTAG TCCCTGCTGAGGGTGGAAGTGAGGCAGCTGCTGAACGATTTTTTCTCAGG GTCATGCAAGAAACGAGTACTGTTATCATGTGGCCAGAGAAACTGAAAGTTGGTTCGAAATCCAAACGAG ATCCACATGTTCGAGTGGCCGGGGAGCCAGAATCAGTTCGCGCTGCCAAAGAACGTATCATGGCTGTTCTTGATACTAGG CAAAGCAACAGAGTGACTCTAAAAATGGAAGTGAGCTACACAGACCATTCTCACATTATTGGACGTGGAGGTAATACCATTAGCCGCGTTATGGAAGAAACGCGTTGCCACGTCCATTTTCCAGATTCGAACCGCACTAATCAGACGGAAAAGAGTAACTTGGTTACTGTCGCTGGCGAATTGGCTGGCGTCGAGAAAGCTAGAGCTCGCGTTCGA GATTTGATGCCATTGGTGGTTATGTTCGAATTGCCCATTACGGGTTGCTTTCAGGCTTTTCCCGATGTGGAATCGCCATTTATTCAAAACTTGCAATCGCGTTACTGCGTTCAAGTTTCTTTTCGTGCTCGTTCTCGTGGACCTCGTCCAGGTGTGGTCGTTATTAAAGGAAGTGAATCGGACGTTGCTCCTCTCAAGGAAGCCGTTAAAATTCTTGTGGACTACTTTTGTGGAACATTGGCT AATCAAGTGCAAGTTTGCATGACATTGGAGATCTCGCCCCAGCATCATGCTGTTGTTCAAGGTggcaataaaatgaatttgcaGCACATCCGTACAGTCACTGGAACTACTATTATGTTTCCTGATCTGACTGATCCGCACATTCCTCCTCTTCGTAAAAATACCGTTTCAATCAGGGGGTCGCTGGATAGTGTACTTCAAGCTCGTTTGATGCTGAtg GGTTCACTTCCCCTTATGTTGACGTTTGATTTACGTGAAGAAGCGGAGCCTGACCCATTGACTGTTTCAAAGCTGGTCGAAAAGTATGATGTCATTATCTCGATTAAGCCGAAACCCAAACTCTCAGTCAAATCGGTGAACATTCGAGGTTATGAGCGTAATGCTG GTAACATCTACGAAGCCCGTCGTATGATCTTGGGGTGTTCAGATGGCGATGAGAAGGTGGTTGCTTCGATTCCAACAGCATACATAGTTACTTCAACAGATCCTTCGTTTAGCTTCC GTCATACTGTGATCTCTCTGTCAACTCCAACAATTTACTCCGTTTACCACCAAGGTGGATTCGGTGGTTACTCGTCACCCACATCTCCAACGTCCGCATGCTCATCAACGTCGCCATTCGGATATCACAATATTCAACCAATGGCTTTGACTAATAACTGCTTCCCTCAAGGATTTCCAACTCGACCGCCTCAGGCTTATGGGGTTGTTCCTGGTATTcatcctgctgctgctcagtTTCAGCACCGTAATACGCTTTCGGCTAAAAATCTGCAAGCCTTCAATGCCTACCAGACTCATTTGTACCCAGAAGTGTACACTGACTTTCGACAAG GCCCTGGATCGAAATCGAGCAGTGGAGTCTCCAGCCCGACTTTTCCGTCTGGCTCCATAAGTCCTTGTGATTTCCCTTTCGGCCATCAAAATACTATGCTGCATGATTTCACTG CAGAACTTCAAAACCGCATGGCATCCCAGATGAACGATGGGTTGGCTAACTGGGAACGAGATCGTCGTGTGACCTCTTGCCCTGATTATGaggaaaaacaacttttggcTTTGAATG CCATGAGACAAACTCCTAATCCATCGCAAGCTCGGGTGCCAACTCCTACTTGGGCTGGTTATGGTTTCAGCAAATCGTCGCGCCAGACTTCGACATCCGAAAAGGGATTATTTTGCGATACGCCGGATTCAACTACTTCCATTAAG AATGAGACCCATCAACGCCGTAGTCCGTGGGATGACCCTGTTTCTTCTGTGAAAAACGGACCAGACTTTGGCTTCAGTAGCAATTTGATTGACTCTGTCTCGTCTTTACCGAAACCCAGCGTTGCTGCTGCTAAAGACCTTTCTACTCTATTGCATTCCATGGGACTCACTAAATATATCG AACTTTTCGTTGAACACGAAATCGACTTGGAATTGTTTAAAACTCTGACGGAGAATGAACTTCGTGACCTTGGCATTCACGCCTTTGGCGTGCGCAGACGAATGCTACTCACTATTGCTG AGCTGAACAAGAAGACCGTATTTTCTGGAAGCGCTGCTCCGGGAGCCGAGCGTCGTGCTGCCGTAGCATCCAAGGAcgtttaa
- the LOC124343016 gene encoding protein bicaudal C homolog 1-like isoform X2 — protein sequence MMEHVMDLASEISESSSLVSEDLRTLDGSVDGEPRADGLYEERFRVDRRKLESMLLVPAEGGSEAAAERFFLRVMQETSTVIMWPEKLKVGSKSKRDPHVRVAGEPESVRAAKERIMAVLDTRQSNRVTLKMEVSYTDHSHIIGRGGNTISRVMEETRCHVHFPDSNRTNQTEKSNLVTVAGELAGVEKARARVRDLMPLVVMFELPITGCFQAFPDVESPFIQNLQSRYCVQVSFRARSRGPRPGVVVIKGSESDVAPLKEAVKILVDYFCGTLANQVQVCMTLEISPQHHAVVQGGNKMNLQHIRTVTGTTIMFPDLTDPHIPPLRKNTVSIRGSLDSVLQARLMLMGSLPLMLTFDLREEAEPDPLTVSKLVEKYDVIISIKPKPKLSVKSVNIRGYERNAGNIYEARRMILGCSDGDEKVVASIPTAYIVTSTDPSFSFRHTVISLSTPTIYSVYHQGGFGGYSSPTSPTSACSSTSPFGYHNIQPMALTNNCFPQGFPTRPPQAYGVVPGIHPAAAQFQHRNTLSAKNLQAFNAYQTHLYPEVYTDFRQGPGSKSSSGVSSPTFPSGSISPCDFPFGHQNTMLHDFTELQNRMASQMNDGLANWERDRRVTSCPDYEEKQLLALNAMRQTPNPSQARVPTPTWAGYGFSKSSRQTSTSEKGLFCDTPDSTTSIKNETHQRRSPWDDPVSSVKNGPDFGFSSNLIDSVSSLPKPSVAAAKDLSTLLHSMGLTKYIELFVEHEIDLELFKTLTENELRDLGIHAFGVRRRMLLTIAELNKKTVFSGSAAPGAERRAAVASKDV from the exons ATGATGGAACACGTCATGGATTTAGCATCAGAAATATCGGAAAGTTCTTCATTGGTGTCTGAGGATCTGCGAACTTTAGATGGTAGCGTCGATGGTGAACCCCGCGCTGATGGACTGTACGAAGAACGCTTTCGTGTTGATCGACGCAAATTGGAATCAATGCTTTTAG TCCCTGCTGAGGGTGGAAGTGAGGCAGCTGCTGAACGATTTTTTCTCAGG GTCATGCAAGAAACGAGTACTGTTATCATGTGGCCAGAGAAACTGAAAGTTGGTTCGAAATCCAAACGAG ATCCACATGTTCGAGTGGCCGGGGAGCCAGAATCAGTTCGCGCTGCCAAAGAACGTATCATGGCTGTTCTTGATACTAGG CAAAGCAACAGAGTGACTCTAAAAATGGAAGTGAGCTACACAGACCATTCTCACATTATTGGACGTGGAGGTAATACCATTAGCCGCGTTATGGAAGAAACGCGTTGCCACGTCCATTTTCCAGATTCGAACCGCACTAATCAGACGGAAAAGAGTAACTTGGTTACTGTCGCTGGCGAATTGGCTGGCGTCGAGAAAGCTAGAGCTCGCGTTCGA GATTTGATGCCATTGGTGGTTATGTTCGAATTGCCCATTACGGGTTGCTTTCAGGCTTTTCCCGATGTGGAATCGCCATTTATTCAAAACTTGCAATCGCGTTACTGCGTTCAAGTTTCTTTTCGTGCTCGTTCTCGTGGACCTCGTCCAGGTGTGGTCGTTATTAAAGGAAGTGAATCGGACGTTGCTCCTCTCAAGGAAGCCGTTAAAATTCTTGTGGACTACTTTTGTGGAACATTGGCT AATCAAGTGCAAGTTTGCATGACATTGGAGATCTCGCCCCAGCATCATGCTGTTGTTCAAGGTggcaataaaatgaatttgcaGCACATCCGTACAGTCACTGGAACTACTATTATGTTTCCTGATCTGACTGATCCGCACATTCCTCCTCTTCGTAAAAATACCGTTTCAATCAGGGGGTCGCTGGATAGTGTACTTCAAGCTCGTTTGATGCTGAtg GGTTCACTTCCCCTTATGTTGACGTTTGATTTACGTGAAGAAGCGGAGCCTGACCCATTGACTGTTTCAAAGCTGGTCGAAAAGTATGATGTCATTATCTCGATTAAGCCGAAACCCAAACTCTCAGTCAAATCGGTGAACATTCGAGGTTATGAGCGTAATGCTG GTAACATCTACGAAGCCCGTCGTATGATCTTGGGGTGTTCAGATGGCGATGAGAAGGTGGTTGCTTCGATTCCAACAGCATACATAGTTACTTCAACAGATCCTTCGTTTAGCTTCC GTCATACTGTGATCTCTCTGTCAACTCCAACAATTTACTCCGTTTACCACCAAGGTGGATTCGGTGGTTACTCGTCACCCACATCTCCAACGTCCGCATGCTCATCAACGTCGCCATTCGGATATCACAATATTCAACCAATGGCTTTGACTAATAACTGCTTCCCTCAAGGATTTCCAACTCGACCGCCTCAGGCTTATGGGGTTGTTCCTGGTATTcatcctgctgctgctcagtTTCAGCACCGTAATACGCTTTCGGCTAAAAATCTGCAAGCCTTCAATGCCTACCAGACTCATTTGTACCCAGAAGTGTACACTGACTTTCGACAAG GCCCTGGATCGAAATCGAGCAGTGGAGTCTCCAGCCCGACTTTTCCGTCTGGCTCCATAAGTCCTTGTGATTTCCCTTTCGGCCATCAAAATACTATGCTGCATGATTTCACTG AACTTCAAAACCGCATGGCATCCCAGATGAACGATGGGTTGGCTAACTGGGAACGAGATCGTCGTGTGACCTCTTGCCCTGATTATGaggaaaaacaacttttggcTTTGAATG CCATGAGACAAACTCCTAATCCATCGCAAGCTCGGGTGCCAACTCCTACTTGGGCTGGTTATGGTTTCAGCAAATCGTCGCGCCAGACTTCGACATCCGAAAAGGGATTATTTTGCGATACGCCGGATTCAACTACTTCCATTAAG AATGAGACCCATCAACGCCGTAGTCCGTGGGATGACCCTGTTTCTTCTGTGAAAAACGGACCAGACTTTGGCTTCAGTAGCAATTTGATTGACTCTGTCTCGTCTTTACCGAAACCCAGCGTTGCTGCTGCTAAAGACCTTTCTACTCTATTGCATTCCATGGGACTCACTAAATATATCG AACTTTTCGTTGAACACGAAATCGACTTGGAATTGTTTAAAACTCTGACGGAGAATGAACTTCGTGACCTTGGCATTCACGCCTTTGGCGTGCGCAGACGAATGCTACTCACTATTGCTG AGCTGAACAAGAAGACCGTATTTTCTGGAAGCGCTGCTCCGGGAGCCGAGCGTCGTGCTGCCGTAGCATCCAAGGAcgtttaa
- the LOC124343036 gene encoding uncharacterized protein LOC124343036: protein MAEPRKSRVDQILYGSTVKHGDEPKTVKKSKWKEQYGKNVESVISCASKFKKFFHSRPVSRAKAAASKEIPNPKFPIHESSNNAKSSLKKPPFIVPGKIVYNDLHLLQSISQVKCLPAKKTVTRTGVGKVTPTQQQVTSSQASGKIRSAASVAKPTEIKIVPCPKCKKCAPLTGLAPELSVPSHPINLVDDFAASSSSRLSTHNPFIAVDRRTSVQKPFSRLLNTQELSAPQLFDFQEDGSDIDSSEDSDGEQPLDNRRGNNQGVTEEIAESKLEKSDTSTEEEHDEIIELAIVHRNNEDTNNSTLEFTESGTESPSKTQIEESPLQQSLHAKNNMEVAQQLQVQEVHQTKEDTSMSNSEVNEPTVQIASPNKAELEEDQLQQSTHGKNMEIARQLRAQVDEKKTQLDELCRLWNDKLKQDNAIPDDETGAVLTVIGQTQQLQREKFHQYAGLILQFENNSDEKKITKTDLEGFWEMILLQVTDVENKFTELDCLHRDGWTRQETVHFQLKKTKKPRKKTEKKKTIGEVEVKSSGIRSHIASLRKKHMESNSLKTDDFVSYADQSSLLNPREVASASALNLTDKPCQMGQSAIEQIRDEELSAPSGIQAETPVYSKLIRRMKHKSENHTFFSSPHQSPCHTDSPRPRSHSTNVILDHPLFSTSLAKREKVLPPSKFLEIPKIQFSPSAQCTTRSGRPIRSPDRYGQTEELRIHPQSSESPSTRVHVTRSGRISHSPKRFPQTEEAMVSSYTPKSRIIQYTKPQQQNAEINSLTPERVGDIPINKEENNNDVNEGFSATHFG, encoded by the exons ATGGCAGAACCTCGGAAATCACGTGttgatcaaattttatatggaAGCACAGTAAAACATGGTGATGAGCCGAAAACGGTTAAGAAGTCTAAGTGGAAGGAACAGTACGGAAAGAATGTTGAGTCGGTCATTTCATGTGCAAgcaaatttaagaaattttttcattcaagACCTGTTTCACGAGCAAAGGCTGCAGCTTCGAAAGAAATTCCTAATCCAAAATTTCCCATACACGAGTCAAGCAATAATGCAAagtcatctttaaaaaaaccacCATTTATTGTACCAGGGAAAATTGTTTACAATGATCTTCACCTCCTTCAGTCTATTAGTCAAGTAAAGTGTCTACCTGCCAAGAAAACCGTGACAAGAACAGGTGTTGGCAAGGTGACTCCCACCCAACAGCAGGTGACATCCAGTCAAGCATCAGGTAAAATCAGATCAGCAGCAAGTGTCGCCAAAccaacagaaataaaaatagttcCATGTCCGAAGTGTAAAAAATGTGCCCCTCTAACAG gacTGGCTCCTGAACTTTCTGTCCCATCACACCCAATCAATTTAGTTGATGACTTTGCTGCCAGCTCCTCTTCACGTCTTTCTACACACAATCCATTTATTGCTGTCGATCGAAGGACTTCAGTTCAGAAACCATTCAGCAGATTATTGAATACGCAAGAATTGTCAGCTCCgcaattgtttgattttcagGAAGATGGCTCAGACATCGACAGTTCAGAAGACTCGGATGGCGAGCAACCTTTGGATAACAGACGTGGCAACAATCAAGGTGTAACCGAAGAGATCGCTGAATCAAAACTTGAGAAAAGCGATACTTCTACTGAGGAAGAACATGacgaaataattgaattagcGATAGTTCATCGAAATAACGAAGACACCAATAACAGTACGTTGGAATTTACTGAATCTGGAACAGAATCTCCCAGCAAAACTCAAATCGAAGAAAGTCCACTTCAGCAGAGTTTGCATGCCAAGAACAACATGGAAGTAGCCCAACAGTTACAAGTACAAGAAGTTCACCAAACTAAAGAAGACACCAGTATGAGTAATTCTGAAGTCAATGAGCCTACCGTTCAAATAGCGTCTCCCAACAAGGCTGAACTCGAAGAAGACCAACTTCAGCAGAGTACGCATGGTAAAAACATGGAAATTGCCCGGCAACTACGAGCCCAAgtagatgaaaagaaaacacaattgGATGAATTGTGTCGTTTATGGAACGACAAGCTCAAACAAGACAACGCTATACCGGACGACGAAACAGGGGCTGTTCTCACTGTTATTGGACAGACACAGCAACTTCAGCGCGAAAAGTTTCATCAGTACGCTGGCCTGATACTTCAATTTGAGAACAACAGTGACGAGAAGAAAATTACGAAAACTGATTTGGAAGGCTTTTGGGAGATGATTTTGCTACAg GTAACCGatgttgaaaacaaatttaccgAATTAGATTGTCTTCATAGAGATGGTTGGACCCGCCAAGAAACTGTCCATTTCcaattgaagaaaacaaagaaaccaagaaagaaaactgaaaagaagaaaactattGGCGAAGTTGAAGTTAAATCGTCTGGGATCAGGTCTCATATTGCCTCTCTGAGGAAAAAACATATGGAATCAAA TTCGTTGAAAACGGATGATTTTGTTTCTTACGCTGACCAGTCATCGCTTTTGAATCCCAGAGAAGTTGCTTCAGCTTCAGCTTTAAACCTTACCGACAAACCGTGCCAAATGGGTCAGTCAGCTATTGAGCAAATAAGAGATGAAGAATTGTCTGCTCCGAG TGGAATACAAGCTGAAACCCCGGTTTACTCCAAACTGATCAGAAGAATGAAGCACAAGTCTGAAAATCATACATtcttttcttcgcctcatcaGTCCCCATGTCACACGGATAGTCCTCGACCAAGAAGTCATTCTACAA atgttATATTGGATCATCCTCTTTTTTCAACATCTTTAGCTAAGAG ggAAAAAGTTCTGCCACCCAgcaaattccttgaaattccCAAGATACAATTTTCCCCATCGGCACAATGTACTACTCGTAGTGGGCGACCAATTCGTTCCCCCGATAGATATGGTCAAACTGAAGAACTAAGAATTCACCCGCAATCATCTGAAAGCCCATCTACGAGAGTGCATGTCACTCGTAGCGGACGAATCAGTCACTCACCCAAAAGATTTCCACAAACAGAAGAGGCAATGGTTTCCTCGTATACACCTAAATCACGGATTATTCAATATACCAAACCCCAGCAGCAAA ACGCAGAGATAAATTCTTTGACTCCTGAACGTGTCGGTGACATTCCcataaataaagaagaaaataacaatgATGTAAATGAAGGCTTTTCGGCCACACATTTTGGTTGA
- the LOC124343422 gene encoding immunoglobulin-binding protein 1b-like codes for MSADLEDGSETVSGLFDKGLKIYHGLCDTMDPSNSPEYQAKVRSCIQILEDATRLVSSLGLFSTNESVDEVATNDLKFFLLPVLLGDLSLKLNSDDRLNILNVAEVYFQDFLQRCKDYSVGGLDIPDGDQLVKCEEPPRHPGPMGFEEMARQREEKIRKFREAKDLESKLIELKNALENPSSDESIAREYYILLMKKFVFSTIEELKSITQEKPIVEHLIKIKRGGCDAKKLPPYVGKPLKPIIITRDAVQKAVYGLGYPSIPAMTVEELVDQRMKDGWYGKLGETSGNSRSLLDEAKNTEMAALKAEQEATDLERKAELDQEEQLIRARQYDDWKDDHRRGYGNRHNMG; via the exons ATGTCGGCCGATTTAGAAGATGGATCTGAAACGGTGTCAGGGTTGTTTGACAAAGGATTGAAGATATATCATGGATTGTGTGATACCATGGATCCTTCCAACAGTCCTGAATATCAG GCTAAAGTTAGAAGTTGCATTCAAATACTGGAGGATGCAACCAGACTTGTCAGCTCCCTTGGACTCTTTAGTACAAATGAAAGTGTTGATGAAGTTGCAACcaatgatttgaaatttttcctcTTGCCAGTGCTTCTTGGGGATTTGAGTCTGAAACTCAATTCAGATGACCGATTAAATATTCTTAATGTTGCAGAAGtttattttcaagattttcttcAGCGATGCAAGGATTATTCAGTTGGAGGATTGGATATCCCTGACGGAGATCAACTTGTGAAATGTGAGGAACCACCAAGACATCCTGGTCCTATGGGGTTTGAAGAAATGGCAAGACAAAGAGAGGAGAAAATCAGGAAATTCAGAGAAGCCAAGGACTTGGAATCGAAACTCATTGAACTCAAGAATGCTCTTGAAAACCCTAGTTCAGATGAATCAATTGCACGTGAATACTACATATTATTGatgaagaaatttgttttctcaacTATTGAAGAACTTAAATCCATAACTCAAGAAAAACCTATCGTTGAACACctcatcaaaattaaaagaggCGGTTGTGATGCCAAAAAATTACCACCATATGTGGGCAAACCATTGAAACCTATCATTATTACAAGGGATGCCGTCCAAAAGGCAGTTTACGGATTAGGATATCCTAGTATTCCCGCTATGACGGTAGAAGAGCTTGTTGATCAAAGAATGAAGGATGGATG GTATGGAAAATTAGGTGAAACCTCTGGCAATTCTCGTTCTCTGCTTGATGAAGCAAAAAATACAGAAATGGCCGCTTTGAAAGCGGAACAAGAAGCAACAGATTTAGAGAGAAAGGCTGAACTAGACCAAGAAGAACAACTTATCCGAGCTCGCCAATATGATGATTGGAAGGATGACCACAGGAGAGGCTACGGGAATCGGCACAACATGGGCTAA